From Simkaniaceae bacterium, a single genomic window includes:
- a CDS encoding sugar porter family MFS transporter, producing MQKSKGITLYAMMIAFIGSIGGLLFGYNTGVIAGTLIIFSELFQLTLAQKANVVSILILGALIGAIGAGFISDRMGRKKTVMMSAVIYLIGGTLLTFSHSVTTLVIGRFVTGLGVGFGSLIVPLYLSEIAPTKYRGALVSTNQLMITSGFLLSFILNAVLDLENMWRWLFIVSCSFAFVQFIGMFFLPESPNWLIGQNKIDQARTILKDVRGDSDVEEVIQSVKKADEATKSSLSLTVKKTPLCVGGFLKQGLLGALVVGVGISMIQQLTGINAIFYYAPTIFREVGFITHSTAMLATISLGLINVLATIFAMWLIDIKGRRPLLLTGLSGMFIGLVSLAFCFLFGKGDLSWLSLISALFYVFFFAISLGPITWVIISEIFPLAVRGRVMSICIFSNWAMNYLVSLTFLPITKSFGGGVAFLMFALITAISFFFVYYRVPETRGKSLEEIANFWKK from the coding sequence ATGCAAAAATCAAAAGGAATCACTCTTTATGCCATGATGATTGCCTTTATTGGGTCGATCGGTGGGCTATTATTTGGTTACAATACGGGTGTTATAGCAGGAACATTAATTATCTTTAGCGAGCTTTTTCAACTCACTCTTGCCCAAAAAGCCAATGTTGTCAGCATTCTGATTTTGGGAGCACTCATTGGAGCAATTGGTGCCGGTTTTATTTCAGATCGTATGGGACGAAAAAAGACAGTGATGATGAGTGCAGTCATTTACTTGATTGGGGGAACCCTTCTTACCTTTTCTCATTCAGTTACAACACTCGTTATTGGACGATTTGTAACGGGTCTGGGGGTGGGATTTGGGTCATTGATTGTCCCTTTATATCTCTCTGAAATTGCCCCTACAAAGTATCGTGGAGCCCTTGTCTCGACAAACCAGCTCATGATCACTAGCGGATTTCTCCTCTCCTTTATTTTAAATGCCGTCCTTGATTTGGAAAATATGTGGAGATGGCTATTTATCGTCAGTTGCTCCTTTGCATTTGTCCAGTTTATTGGCATGTTTTTTCTCCCTGAAAGTCCCAATTGGCTGATTGGTCAAAATAAAATAGATCAAGCGCGCACTATTTTAAAGGATGTGAGAGGCGATAGTGATGTCGAGGAAGTCATTCAAAGTGTTAAGAAAGCAGATGAAGCGACAAAATCGAGTCTTTCCTTAACCGTCAAAAAAACTCCGCTATGCGTGGGGGGATTTCTTAAACAGGGCCTTTTAGGGGCTCTCGTCGTAGGTGTAGGGATCAGTATGATCCAACAACTTACGGGAATTAATGCTATTTTTTATTATGCTCCGACTATTTTTCGTGAGGTGGGGTTTATAACGCACTCTACTGCAATGCTTGCAACGATTTCCCTCGGTTTAATTAATGTCCTTGCCACCATTTTTGCAATGTGGCTGATCGATATCAAGGGGCGGCGCCCTCTATTACTTACCGGGCTATCCGGAATGTTTATCGGTTTAGTCTCTTTGGCCTTTTGCTTTCTTTTTGGAAAGGGCGATCTATCTTGGTTATCGCTGATAAGCGCCTTATTTTATGTTTTCTTTTTTGCTATCAGTTTAGGCCCGATTACATGGGTCATTATATCAGAGATTTTTCCCTTAGCGGTGAGAGGAAGAGTCATGAGTATTTGCATTTTTTCTAACTGGGCGATGAATTATCTAGTCTCTTTAACATTTCTTCCCATAACTAAGAGTTTTGGGGGCGGAGTTGCTTTTTTAATGTTTGCCTTGATTACCGCCATTTCCTTTTTCTTTGTTTATTATCGCGTCCCTGAAACAAGAGGCAAGTCTCTCGAAGAGATAGCTAACTTTTGGAAAAAATAA